One genomic segment of Rivularia sp. PCC 7116 includes these proteins:
- a CDS encoding type II toxin-antitoxin system HigA family antitoxin codes for MEIRPIRTQTDYQEALKEIELLFDAAENTVECDRLDILSTLVEAYEKTHFPIELPDPIEAIHYYMDTRGLSRRDLEPCLGSRARVSEVLSRKRTLTLEMIRKLNQELNIPAEILIQPYESKQVSA; via the coding sequence ATGGAAATACGCCCAATTAGGACTCAAACTGACTATCAAGAAGCTCTTAAAGAGATTGAGTTATTGTTTGATGCTGCTGAGAATACAGTTGAGTGCGATAGGTTGGATATTCTTAGTACTCTCGTAGAAGCTTATGAGAAAACACATTTTCCGATAGAGCTACCAGATCCGATTGAGGCAATTCATTATTATATGGATACCCGTGGTTTATCTCGTCGTGACTTGGAGCCATGTCTAGGTAGTAGAGCAAGGGTATCTGAGGTTCTCTCTCGTAAACGCACCTTGACTTTGGAGATGATTCGGAAGTTGAATCAAGAATTAAATATTCCGGCTGAAATTCTTATTCAACCCTATGAGTCAAAACAAGTTTCCGCATAA
- a CDS encoding type II toxin-antitoxin system HigB family toxin — MRILSRSTLRNFWESHPDAEEALKTWYYEASHADWQSPVDIKSAHGNASIIANNLVVFNIKGNTYRLIVAIRYDIGIIFIRFIGTHADYDKVDAETI; from the coding sequence ATGCGTATCTTATCCCGTAGCACCCTACGAAACTTCTGGGAATCTCACCCAGATGCTGAAGAAGCACTAAAAACTTGGTACTACGAAGCGTCTCATGCTGATTGGCAGAGTCCAGTCGATATTAAGTCCGCTCATGGTAATGCCAGTATCATTGCGAACAATCTTGTTGTTTTTAACATCAAAGGCAATACATATCGGTTGATTGTGGCAATTCGTTATGACATTGGGATTATTTTTATCCGCTTTATTGGCACTCATGCTGACTATGACAAAGTAGATGCAGAAACAATCTGA